A single region of the Hoeflea prorocentri genome encodes:
- a CDS encoding ABC transporter permease, translated as MFNYTIRRLLLAIPTLIAISLIIFLLLDLAPSDPTANLPLTIPPEVREKIRQSLGLGDPIYIRYLLWCKQFFINEPLNMLEQWFGWGSGDRLRVLSWQTRSPVVDLIVERMPQTLWVVGMSYILGVLIAMPIGIISAYRQYSWFDQIGTFISMVGFSVPTFFTGVLVIVIFSVWLGWFPSIYDTTHQVTDWSSFWFQVKQMIMPVSVLALFNAAQISRFMRASMLENLNQDYVRTARAKGLRERSVVMIHVLRNSLIPVVTVIALGVPQIFGGAIITEQVFKVNGLGQLLIISIQGGDLPTVQTLTFIFAVLIILFNLVADILYGILDPRIRYD; from the coding sequence ATGTTCAATTATACAATTCGCCGGCTTCTGCTGGCGATCCCGACGCTGATCGCCATCAGCCTGATCATATTCCTGCTTCTTGATCTGGCGCCGAGCGATCCGACAGCCAACCTGCCTCTGACCATCCCGCCGGAAGTGCGTGAGAAGATACGCCAGTCTCTTGGTCTCGGCGATCCGATCTACATTCGCTATCTCTTGTGGTGCAAGCAGTTCTTTATCAACGAACCGCTCAACATGCTCGAGCAATGGTTCGGATGGGGTTCGGGCGACCGGCTGCGCGTTCTGAGCTGGCAAACCCGCTCGCCTGTCGTCGATCTCATCGTCGAGCGCATGCCGCAAACCCTTTGGGTTGTTGGCATGTCCTACATTCTCGGCGTCCTCATCGCCATGCCGATCGGCATCATCTCGGCCTACCGGCAATATAGCTGGTTCGATCAGATCGGGACCTTCATCTCCATGGTCGGGTTTTCCGTGCCGACCTTCTTTACCGGGGTGCTGGTGATCGTCATCTTTTCGGTGTGGCTCGGCTGGTTCCCGTCGATCTACGACACCACTCACCAGGTGACCGACTGGTCGAGCTTCTGGTTCCAGGTCAAACAGATGATCATGCCGGTCTCGGTGCTGGCGCTCTTCAATGCGGCTCAGATCAGCCGTTTCATGCGCGCCTCGATGCTCGAAAATCTCAATCAGGACTACGTCCGGACCGCACGGGCCAAGGGCCTTCGCGAACGTTCGGTGGTGATGATCCACGTATTACGCAACTCGCTGATCCCCGTCGTAACCGTCATTGCGCTCGGTGTGCCGCAGATCTTCGGCGGCGCCATCATCACCGAGCAGGTCTTCAAGGTGAACGGCCTCGGCCAGCTCCTGATCATTTCCATTCAGGGCGGTGACCTGCCGACCGTGCAGACGCTGACTTTCATCTTCGCGGTGCTCATCATCCTGTTCAATCTCGTTGCCGATATTCTCTACGGCATTCTGGATCCGAGGATTCGCTATGACTGA
- a CDS encoding ABC transporter permease — MTDVTPDSLAAARPPQSQWRNVWEQFRTHRGAVIGMAFFLFVVLAVTLGPFIWTIDAQYIDIRARNQGPSFAHPFGTDQLGRDTLARVLMGGQVSMAVGITAMLLALFLGAAIGVVAGYFKRLDGPLMRLTDLFLALPLLPLLLVIIMLFRDTLRAAFGPETGIFMLIVFVIGITSWMQTARIVRGDVLALKEREFVIASRSIGTPSRRMILRHILPNVLSPITVSATLGIANAIITESALSFLGLGFPSDFPTWGRLLFDSTDYLQQYPERVLWPGLAISLTVLSVNYIGDGLRDALDPRIRGR; from the coding sequence ATGACTGACGTGACGCCAGATTCACTCGCCGCCGCCCGTCCGCCGCAATCGCAATGGCGCAATGTGTGGGAACAGTTCCGCACCCATCGCGGCGCGGTCATCGGCATGGCGTTCTTCCTCTTCGTGGTGCTGGCCGTCACGCTCGGTCCGTTCATCTGGACCATTGACGCGCAATATATCGACATACGCGCCCGCAATCAGGGTCCGAGCTTTGCACATCCCTTCGGTACGGATCAGCTTGGCCGCGATACGCTCGCCCGCGTCCTGATGGGCGGGCAGGTCTCCATGGCGGTTGGCATTACCGCAATGCTCCTGGCTTTGTTCCTCGGCGCCGCTATCGGCGTCGTGGCCGGCTATTTCAAACGCCTTGATGGTCCGCTGATGCGTCTGACGGATCTGTTCCTGGCACTGCCGCTGCTCCCTCTTTTGCTTGTCATCATCATGCTCTTCCGCGACACGTTGCGCGCCGCCTTCGGACCGGAGACGGGTATCTTCATGCTGATCGTCTTCGTCATCGGCATCACATCATGGATGCAGACGGCACGCATCGTGCGCGGCGATGTCCTGGCGCTGAAAGAGCGGGAATTCGTGATTGCATCCCGATCCATCGGAACGCCCTCGCGCCGCATGATCCTGCGCCATATCCTGCCCAATGTTTTGTCACCCATCACTGTGTCGGCAACACTGGGGATCGCCAATGCGATCATCACCGAATCCGCATTGTCGTTCCTTGGCCTCGGCTTTCCGTCCGACTTTCCGACCTGGGGCAGGCTATTGTTCGATTCCACCGATTATCTGCAGCAATACCCGGAGCGGGTGTTGTGGCCGGGCCTTGCCATCTCTCTGACAGTGCTCAGCGTCAACTATATCGGTGACGGTCTGCGCGACGCGCTCGATCCGAGGATCAGGGGACGCTGA
- a CDS encoding peptide ABC transporter substrate-binding protein: protein MKARALLLGTAAALAIVPAALAERGSDGEVKIIYWQAPSTMNPYLSGGTKELEAASLVVEPLARYDQDGNMVPWLVDTVPTVDNGGVSSDLKSITWKLKEGLLWSDGTPVTSADIAFTWKYCADPAGGCAQSEKYNDVTDVKIVDDRTVTVEFGVPKPFPYGPFVGAQAPVIQAAQFADCLGAKAPECTDANFGPIGTGPFRVTDFRPNDVISMEANPNYRDPAKPAFASVTFKGGGDTASAARSVLETGEFDYAWNMQLAPDVLSAMEAAGKGKVVSAFGTLVERIMINLTDPNPALGDERSTKKHPHPFLSDIAVRQALSMAIDRDLLVEIGYGTAGRPSCNVLPAPEIYKSTANDACLTQDVEGAMKLLDDAGWVVGGDGIRAKDGVRLSILYQTSTNAVRQDFQALIKQWWADIGIETELRNIDASVFFGGDPGSPDTFQKFYADVEMYANNFDGTDPEAYMANWECKQAPTPETQWQGNNMPRYCTEEYDALVAKMAQTGKLEDRAELAKAMNDKLMQEYIILPLVDRGRVSAHSNALGGVIMNVWDSELWNAADWHRTKTQ, encoded by the coding sequence ATGAAAGCAAGGGCACTTTTACTCGGCACGGCAGCCGCACTGGCTATCGTACCTGCCGCGCTCGCCGAGCGCGGCTCGGACGGCGAAGTCAAGATCATCTACTGGCAGGCTCCGTCAACCATGAACCCTTATCTGTCGGGCGGCACGAAGGAACTTGAGGCAGCCTCGCTGGTTGTCGAGCCGCTCGCCCGCTACGACCAGGACGGCAATATGGTGCCGTGGCTGGTGGATACCGTGCCAACGGTCGACAATGGCGGCGTATCGTCTGATTTGAAATCGATTACGTGGAAGCTCAAGGAGGGCCTCCTCTGGTCAGATGGCACACCTGTGACCTCTGCGGACATTGCCTTTACCTGGAAATATTGCGCCGACCCTGCCGGCGGTTGCGCGCAGAGTGAAAAATACAATGACGTCACCGATGTGAAGATCGTCGATGACCGCACCGTGACCGTCGAGTTCGGTGTTCCGAAACCATTCCCTTATGGCCCGTTCGTCGGCGCGCAGGCACCGGTTATTCAGGCCGCGCAGTTCGCTGACTGTCTCGGCGCCAAGGCACCGGAATGCACCGATGCCAATTTCGGCCCGATCGGAACCGGACCGTTCCGTGTGACCGATTTCCGTCCGAACGACGTCATTTCCATGGAAGCCAATCCGAACTATCGCGATCCGGCAAAGCCGGCTTTTGCCAGCGTGACATTCAAGGGTGGTGGCGATACTGCATCGGCTGCGCGCTCGGTCCTTGAAACAGGCGAGTTCGACTATGCCTGGAACATGCAGCTTGCCCCGGACGTCCTGTCCGCCATGGAGGCTGCCGGCAAGGGCAAGGTCGTGTCGGCTTTTGGAACGCTGGTTGAACGTATCATGATCAACCTGACGGATCCGAACCCGGCATTGGGCGATGAACGCTCGACCAAGAAACATCCGCATCCGTTCCTGTCGGATATCGCCGTTCGCCAGGCTCTGTCCATGGCAATCGACCGCGATCTGCTTGTGGAGATCGGGTACGGCACGGCCGGCCGCCCAAGCTGTAATGTTCTGCCCGCACCGGAAATCTACAAGTCCACGGCCAACGATGCCTGCCTCACGCAGGACGTTGAAGGCGCCATGAAGCTGCTTGACGATGCGGGCTGGGTTGTCGGTGGCGATGGTATCCGCGCCAAGGACGGCGTGCGTCTTTCCATCCTCTACCAGACGTCAACCAACGCCGTGCGTCAGGATTTCCAGGCTTTGATCAAGCAGTGGTGGGCCGATATCGGCATCGAAACCGAACTGCGCAACATCGATGCCTCAGTCTTCTTTGGCGGCGATCCGGGCAGCCCGGATACGTTCCAGAAGTTCTATGCGGACGTGGAGATGTACGCCAACAACTTCGACGGCACCGACCCGGAAGCCTATATGGCCAACTGGGAATGCAAACAGGCGCCGACGCCTGAAACCCAGTGGCAGGGCAACAACATGCCGCGCTACTGCACGGAAGAGTATGACGCACTCGTCGCCAAAATGGCTCAGACGGGCAAGCTTGAGGACCGTGCCGAACTGGCAAAAGCCATGAACGACAAGCTCATGCAGGAATACATCATCCTGCCGCTGGTAGACCGGGGCCGTGTCTCCGCCCACTCCAACGCCCTGGGCGGCGTCATCATGAATGTCTGGGATTCCGAACTCTGGAATGCCGCAGACTGGCATCGCACCAAGACCCAGTAA